In Kordiimonas pumila, a single genomic region encodes these proteins:
- a CDS encoding M20 aminoacylase family protein — protein MHIEKQTDTAWISLQETHKKFTQIRHDIHRHPETAFEEFKTADLIAEQLQSWGIEVHRGFATTGVVGILKAGDGDDAIGLRADMDALHLDEMNSFDHKSVHQGRMHGCGHDGHTTMLLAAAEYLAKSKNFSGTVYFIFQPAEENEGGGKVMVEEGLFDKFPVKAVFGMHNIPGIPLGSFAVRPGAMMAGYDRFDITIKAKGGHAAMPDKFIDPIVIATDLVGAINTIVSRNMNPMHSAVVSVTRIAAGETYNVIPETATLAGTVRYFNIDDQALIQQRLETLAVNIAKAYGATAKVEYRVGYPPTLNSVDETAICTDVLIDVFGADKVDKEPEPLMAGEDFAFMLQKSPGCYVWAGNGSEGPHSCMVHNPNYDFNDELIPLGALYWVKLAEKLLPSD, from the coding sequence ATGCATATTGAAAAACAGACAGATACAGCGTGGATCTCTTTGCAGGAAACCCATAAGAAATTTACGCAGATACGGCACGATATACACCGGCACCCAGAGACGGCATTTGAAGAATTTAAAACGGCAGATCTTATCGCTGAACAACTTCAATCATGGGGTATTGAAGTGCACCGCGGGTTTGCGACAACTGGTGTTGTTGGCATTTTAAAAGCGGGTGACGGCGATGATGCCATCGGTCTGCGCGCAGATATGGATGCTTTGCATCTTGATGAAATGAACAGCTTTGACCACAAGTCAGTTCACCAGGGTCGAATGCATGGCTGTGGCCATGACGGCCATACGACAATGTTATTGGCTGCCGCTGAGTATTTAGCAAAAAGTAAAAACTTTTCCGGGACGGTGTATTTTATTTTTCAGCCCGCTGAAGAAAATGAAGGCGGCGGCAAGGTGATGGTGGAAGAGGGTCTGTTTGATAAATTCCCTGTGAAAGCTGTTTTTGGCATGCATAATATTCCGGGTATTCCTCTTGGGTCATTTGCGGTTAGGCCGGGCGCTATGATGGCGGGTTATGATCGGTTTGATATAACGATAAAGGCAAAAGGCGGCCATGCAGCCATGCCGGACAAGTTTATTGACCCCATTGTGATAGCAACAGACTTGGTAGGCGCTATTAATACAATTGTTTCAAGAAACATGAATCCGATGCACTCTGCTGTTGTGAGTGTGACGAGGATTGCGGCGGGAGAAACATACAATGTCATCCCAGAAACAGCGACACTTGCTGGTACAGTGAGGTATTTTAACATAGATGATCAAGCACTTATCCAGCAACGGCTTGAAACATTGGCTGTGAATATTGCAAAAGCTTACGGTGCTACAGCTAAGGTTGAATATCGGGTCGGCTACCCACCAACATTGAATAGTGTGGATGAAACTGCGATCTGTACAGATGTGCTTATTGATGTATTTGGCGCCGATAAAGTTGATAAAGAACCTGAGCCTTTAATGGCGGGGGAAGACTTTGCCTTTATGTTGCAAAAATCACCGGGGTGTTATGTTTGGGCGGGTAATGGTAGCGAAGGGCCACATTCCTGCATGGTGCATAATCCAAACTATGATTTTAACGACGAACTGATCCCTTTAGGTGCGTTATACTGGGTCAAGCTGGCGGAAAAGCTTTTACCAAGCGATTAA
- a CDS encoding aromatic ring-hydroxylating dioxygenase subunit alpha — protein MVTTSAVQRNWPSKGSSKIPFWVYSDPDIYAQELEKIFYGPHWSYVGLEAEVPNKGDFKTTNIGERAVIITRADDGEIYVVENRCAHRGVKFCRKKLGNTAELVCPYHQWSYALDGSLLGVPLMRGVRRKGGMPQDFNKADHGLTRLRSERVNGVIWATFSDETPDFETYLGPRMFKHYSRVYSGKPLKVLGYNRQRIPANWKLMLENIKDSYHPGLLHVFFATFGLFRADQDSAVDVDDTGMHGILISRKGEQVKNEVTSQIRTFQDNLNLQDPRILDYKHEWDGPDTVGMITVFPSVILQQQVNSLSIRQILPRGPNEFDFIWTHFGYADDDEDMTTRRLRQANLFGPAGLVSADDGEIIEFAQDSLKTYGDSEVLAILGGHDVKCEDHIVTETAIRGMYRYYREIMGL, from the coding sequence ATGGTTACAACAAGCGCAGTGCAGCGAAACTGGCCCTCAAAGGGTAGCTCTAAAATCCCTTTCTGGGTGTATTCTGATCCAGATATCTATGCTCAAGAGCTTGAGAAAATCTTTTATGGGCCCCACTGGTCTTATGTTGGCCTTGAGGCTGAGGTCCCAAACAAGGGTGATTTTAAAACCACGAACATTGGGGAACGCGCGGTCATTATTACCCGCGCCGATGACGGCGAAATTTATGTTGTTGAAAACAGATGCGCGCACCGGGGCGTAAAATTTTGCCGAAAAAAACTAGGGAATACGGCAGAACTTGTTTGCCCGTACCACCAGTGGAGCTATGCGCTGGATGGTAGCTTGCTGGGCGTGCCGCTGATGCGCGGTGTTCGGCGTAAGGGGGGTATGCCACAAGACTTTAATAAAGCTGACCACGGCCTTACTCGGCTACGCTCTGAGCGGGTAAACGGTGTTATCTGGGCGACCTTTTCTGATGAAACACCGGATTTTGAAACATATCTTGGTCCCAGAATGTTCAAACATTACAGCCGGGTATATTCAGGCAAGCCTTTGAAGGTGCTTGGGTATAACCGTCAGCGGATACCGGCTAACTGGAAGCTGATGCTTGAGAATATTAAAGATTCTTACCACCCGGGTCTTTTACATGTGTTTTTTGCAACATTCGGCCTTTTTCGGGCGGATCAGGATTCCGCAGTTGATGTGGACGACACCGGTATGCACGGTATTTTGATTTCCCGCAAAGGCGAACAGGTTAAAAACGAAGTGACGAGCCAGATCCGCACTTTTCAGGATAACCTTAACCTTCAGGACCCTAGAATCCTTGATTATAAGCATGAATGGGATGGTCCTGATACGGTGGGTATGATTACCGTGTTTCCTTCGGTCATTTTACAGCAGCAGGTAAACTCCCTTTCGATCCGTCAGATACTTCCACGGGGGCCGAACGAGTTTGACTTTATCTGGACCCATTTTGGGTATGCGGATGATGATGAAGATATGACCACACGCCGGTTACGGCAGGCTAACCTTTTTGGGCCAGCAGGCCTTGTATCAGCCGATGACGGTGAGATTATTGAGTTTGCTCAGGATTCTCTGAAGACCTACGGCGACAGCGAAGTGTTAGCGATACTGGGCGGGCATGACGTTAAGTGCGAAGACCATATTGTCACGGAAACAGCCATTCGCGGCATGTACCGTTACTACCGTGAAATAATGGGCCTATAA
- a CDS encoding Glu/Leu/Phe/Val dehydrogenase dimerization domain-containing protein — translation MTDIFDDMDTANAHRLLVLRDKPTGLKAIIALDNLTYGLACGGIRTKRYKSTEEAMQDVQKLASAMTLKCSIAGVPFGGGKSVILDHDGMDRAAAFRKFGEFVEELGGSYMCAGDLGTTQQDLMHVAETTQYVNTAGSDLGVATGITVVNGIRACLAAKGNNQTLADITVAVQGCGLIGAAVARLLAEAGANVLVADINDAQARQLADEIGATVIDPDTILTAEADIISPCAIGGVITPDLIPQLKAWAICGGANNQLFNSGVSDLLVSYKILYVPDFLASSGGVIKGVTSDIMDTDPELYLAKTYDTALEILTRAAAENCSSIRIGTQIALDRLKDKQALLQE, via the coding sequence ATGACGGATATTTTTGATGATATGGACACGGCAAACGCACACCGGTTGTTGGTGCTTCGAGACAAGCCGACAGGATTGAAAGCTATCATTGCCCTTGATAACCTTACATATGGTTTAGCGTGTGGCGGCATCAGGACAAAGCGCTATAAAAGCACAGAGGAAGCGATGCAGGACGTTCAGAAACTTGCATCCGCCATGACACTCAAGTGCTCAATTGCCGGTGTTCCATTCGGTGGTGGTAAGTCAGTTATACTTGACCATGACGGTATGGACCGCGCAGCCGCTTTCCGGAAGTTTGGTGAATTTGTAGAGGAATTGGGTGGTAGCTATATGTGTGCCGGTGACCTTGGCACTACGCAGCAAGACCTGATGCACGTTGCGGAAACTACGCAGTATGTAAACACGGCAGGTTCTGATCTTGGTGTTGCTACAGGTATCACTGTTGTTAATGGTATTCGTGCTTGTCTTGCTGCAAAAGGCAACAACCAGACACTTGCTGACATTACGGTTGCGGTTCAGGGTTGCGGCCTTATTGGTGCAGCTGTGGCACGCCTGCTTGCGGAAGCTGGGGCAAATGTCCTTGTTGCTGATATCAATGACGCGCAAGCAAGGCAGTTGGCCGATGAAATTGGGGCTACTGTTATTGATCCAGATACTATTCTGACAGCTGAGGCAGACATTATTTCACCGTGTGCCATTGGCGGCGTTATAACTCCGGACCTTATTCCCCAATTAAAAGCATGGGCAATTTGCGGTGGTGCGAACAATCAGCTTTTCAACTCTGGTGTCAGTGACCTGCTTGTGTCGTATAAAATACTCTATGTGCCTGATTTTCTTGCGTCTTCTGGTGGTGTTATTAAAGGTGTAACATCAGATATTATGGATACAGACCCAGAACTTTATCTCGCAAAAACATATGATACGGCATTGGAAATTCTCACACGCGCAGCCGCTGAAAACTGTTCGTCAATTCGCATCGGCACACAGATTGCACTCGATCGACTAAAAGACAAACAAGCCTTGCTGCAAGAATAA
- a CDS encoding sodium-dependent transporter yields the protein MNSISKTEPSPQWSSRFGFLLATIGFSVGLGNIWRFPYLAGENGGGAFVLIYIVCVFAIGIPIVMAEMVIGKRGGSTPARSFKTIAMKDGLNSQWSLVGHLAVITGFLIIAAYCVVGGWTLHYIYLSVSGELADIENTASATIFQQLLAKPSLLIFWNTVFILLNAGVVIRGVNSGIEKAAKILMPALFILLVGLAGYGLVVGDMEQSLAFLFKPDFSKVTGFTVINAVGQAFFSVGVGMAALLTYSAYLPKGINIAKSATIICISDTIVALLAGLAIFPFVFLFDFSPSEGPGLVFITMPTVLGGFGGGLLTLAFFTLLAVAALTSSIGGFEVFVAIGRNQGISRPKSIGISAALCWVLGLTTIISFNVAADFYPLAFIPGFETATFFDAFNIIASTIGLPIGAALMAIFVGWFMSRQASAKILGFTTEHRVFRVWRFLAKWLLPFAILAILATGLRS from the coding sequence ATGAACAGCATATCCAAAACTGAACCAAGCCCTCAATGGTCCTCCCGATTCGGGTTTCTGCTCGCCACTATAGGCTTTTCAGTTGGTCTTGGTAACATTTGGCGATTTCCCTATCTTGCAGGGGAAAATGGGGGTGGTGCGTTTGTTCTGATATATATCGTTTGTGTGTTTGCCATTGGTATTCCCATTGTTATGGCTGAAATGGTTATCGGCAAGAGAGGGGGGAGCACACCAGCAAGATCCTTCAAGACGATTGCCATGAAAGATGGCTTAAACAGCCAATGGTCCCTTGTGGGCCATTTAGCTGTGATAACCGGTTTTCTTATAATAGCGGCTTACTGTGTGGTTGGTGGCTGGACGCTTCATTATATTTATCTTTCCGTGAGTGGTGAACTGGCCGACATAGAAAATACCGCATCAGCTACTATATTTCAGCAGCTCTTAGCCAAGCCCAGCTTGTTAATATTTTGGAATACTGTTTTTATTCTATTAAATGCAGGCGTCGTTATAAGGGGCGTTAACAGTGGAATTGAAAAAGCCGCTAAAATACTGATGCCTGCGCTTTTTATTCTGCTGGTTGGCCTTGCTGGCTACGGCCTTGTGGTTGGCGATATGGAGCAAAGCTTGGCGTTTTTGTTCAAACCTGACTTTAGCAAAGTAACCGGCTTTACGGTTATTAATGCTGTGGGTCAGGCTTTCTTCTCTGTCGGGGTGGGGATGGCGGCCTTACTAACATATTCGGCTTATTTGCCTAAGGGAATCAACATTGCAAAATCAGCCACCATTATCTGCATTTCAGACACAATCGTTGCGCTTCTTGCAGGCCTTGCCATTTTCCCATTTGTCTTTTTATTCGATTTTTCCCCGTCAGAGGGGCCCGGTCTTGTGTTTATCACGATGCCAACGGTTTTAGGTGGCTTTGGCGGTGGGCTTTTAACGCTTGCTTTTTTTACCCTTCTTGCCGTCGCTGCGCTGACATCTTCCATTGGGGGGTTTGAGGTCTTTGTTGCGATTGGACGGAACCAAGGAATTTCACGCCCCAAGTCGATAGGTATTTCTGCTGCTTTGTGCTGGGTGCTTGGTCTTACCACTATTATATCTTTCAACGTGGCGGCGGATTTTTATCCTTTGGCATTTATTCCGGGTTTTGAAACAGCAACCTTCTTTGATGCTTTCAATATTATAGCTTCTACAATCGGGTTGCCCATTGGCGCAGCCCTCATGGCTATTTTTGTTGGCTGGTTTATGTCGCGGCAGGCCTCTGCCAAAATACTTGGTTTTACCACAGAGCACAGGGTATTTCGTGTCTGGCGTTTTTTAGCCAAATGGCTCTTGCCGTTTGCTATTCTTGCTATTTTAGCAACGGGTTTACGGTCGTAA
- the maiA gene encoding maleylacetoacetate isomerase, translated as MTGMVLHNYYRSSTSYRVRAALNLKQVPYAYKSYHLRKGEQKSKAFLKLNPEGLVPALELPDGKILTQSMAIIEWLDEEYPEPKLMPADALGRARVRSLAQAVACDVHPINNLRVLGALKARFNASDDDVADWFSTWVHACFEPYEKRLSTEAETGNFCHGDTPTLADICLVAQVINNARFSVCMDSYPIIQAIYERCMEIDAFQQAKPMLQPDAE; from the coding sequence ATGACAGGCATGGTTTTGCATAACTATTATCGCAGCTCTACTTCCTACCGGGTTAGGGCTGCGCTGAACCTTAAACAAGTGCCGTATGCGTATAAGTCGTACCATTTAAGGAAAGGGGAGCAGAAGTCTAAGGCTTTTCTGAAGCTGAACCCTGAAGGGCTTGTGCCAGCACTTGAACTGCCTGATGGGAAAATTCTCACGCAGTCTATGGCTATTATTGAGTGGCTTGATGAAGAATACCCGGAACCAAAACTGATGCCGGCTGATGCTTTGGGGCGAGCCCGTGTTCGCTCATTGGCGCAGGCAGTTGCATGCGATGTACATCCTATCAATAACCTACGGGTTTTGGGGGCATTAAAGGCTCGGTTTAATGCCAGTGATGATGATGTTGCGGACTGGTTTTCAACGTGGGTGCATGCGTGTTTTGAACCTTATGAAAAACGGTTATCAACTGAAGCGGAAACAGGGAATTTTTGCCACGGTGATACGCCAACGCTTGCTGATATTTGCCTTGTGGCGCAGGTCATTAATAATGCCCGGTTTTCAGTTTGTATGGATAGCTACCCAATCATTCAGGCCATATATGAACGGTGCATGGAAATTGATGCTTTTCAGCAGGCAAAACCGATGCTGCAGCCGGATGCAGAGTAA
- a CDS encoding non-heme iron oxygenase ferredoxin subunit: MVQDLTWHEICVLADLEDEGVYGVELGGLPIAVYDVDGEIFATHDICTHGLARLSEGFLDGDLIECPLHQGLFNVKTGAPAGAPCTEAVRTFPVKCEGEKIFVAITEDAA; encoded by the coding sequence ATGGTACAAGATTTAACATGGCATGAAATATGTGTTTTGGCTGACCTTGAAGACGAGGGCGTTTACGGCGTTGAACTCGGTGGGCTGCCAATAGCTGTTTATGATGTTGACGGTGAAATATTCGCAACCCACGACATTTGCACACACGGTCTTGCACGGCTTTCAGAGGGCTTCTTGGATGGGGACTTGATTGAATGCCCCCTTCACCAAGGCCTGTTTAATGTAAAAACGGGTGCTCCTGCTGGTGCGCCGTGCACCGAAGCAGTGCGGACCTTTCCTGTAAAGTGCGAAGGCGAAAAAATCTTTGTCGCCATCACGGAGGATGCAGCATGA
- the gtdA gene encoding gentisate 1,2-dioxygenase, whose product MTDARLTPERQAFYDTINQSHMTPLWSVLGKLVTKTPGSDCIPHIWNYRDTRPFLMEAGKLITASEAERRVLILENPGLRGQSRITTSLYAGLQLILPGEVAPAHRHTQSALRFIVEGSGAHTAVGGEKTIMQEGDFVITPSWEWHDHGNDGDKPMVWLDGLDIPVLQFFDASFAEQLSEDEQPLSRPVGDAPARYGAGMLPVDFESKGHSSPIFNYPYDRTRQALEKMRKLEEWDPCHGLKMRYVNPVDGAAAMPTIGTFMQLLPKGFETSAYRSTDATVFVPVEGKGRTKVGAHVFEWGPRDVFIIPSWQTVRHEADEDSVLFSFSDRPIQQKLGFWREDRGNA is encoded by the coding sequence ATGACAGACGCGCGCCTAACACCCGAACGGCAGGCTTTTTATGATACGATTAACCAGTCTCATATGACACCGCTCTGGTCAGTTCTTGGTAAGCTTGTGACCAAAACCCCGGGGTCTGACTGTATACCGCATATTTGGAACTATAGGGATACGCGGCCATTTCTGATGGAAGCAGGCAAGCTTATTACAGCGTCTGAGGCAGAGCGCAGGGTGCTTATTCTTGAAAATCCGGGCCTGCGCGGTCAGTCTCGCATTACCACGTCGCTTTATGCAGGTCTGCAGTTAATTTTACCGGGTGAAGTAGCCCCCGCGCACCGGCACACCCAGTCAGCCCTCCGATTTATTGTTGAGGGTTCAGGCGCGCACACAGCGGTGGGCGGCGAAAAAACAATCATGCAGGAAGGTGATTTTGTCATTACCCCAAGCTGGGAATGGCATGACCATGGAAATGATGGCGACAAGCCGATGGTTTGGCTGGACGGCCTTGATATCCCTGTTTTACAGTTTTTTGATGCGTCTTTTGCCGAGCAGCTTAGTGAAGATGAACAACCGCTTTCCCGGCCAGTTGGCGACGCGCCGGCACGGTACGGCGCTGGTATGCTGCCGGTTGATTTTGAAAGCAAGGGCCATAGCTCACCCATCTTCAATTACCCGTACGACAGAACGCGGCAAGCGCTTGAAAAAATGCGCAAGCTTGAAGAATGGGACCCGTGCCACGGTTTGAAAATGCGCTATGTAAACCCTGTTGATGGCGCCGCTGCCATGCCAACTATAGGCACATTCATGCAACTGCTGCCCAAGGGGTTTGAAACATCAGCTTACCGGTCCACGGATGCTACCGTATTTGTACCAGTTGAAGGGAAGGGCCGGACAAAGGTAGGGGCCCATGTATTTGAGTGGGGCCCTAGAGATGTATTTATCATCCCCAGTTGGCAAACTGTACGCCATGAAGCTGATGAAGATTCAGTGCTATTTAGTTTTTCCGATAGGCCAATTCAACAAAAACTAGGCTTCTGGCGAGAAGACAGAGGCAACGCATAA
- a CDS encoding aromatic-ring-hydroxylating dioxygenase subunit beta has translation MDMQSTGSHTYETLRAFYTDYMIVLDDFDLEKWPDFFTDDCFYRVTAKENWDAGNAFSAMRCESKGMLIDRVVGIQQTMMFAPRYLRRFQSALKVVDGEGDTVSVRSNFLCIQTLVDEPSEVAFCGVAFDKVKMLDSGPKLIERICVLDTEMILNSLIYPL, from the coding sequence ATGGATATGCAATCAACAGGCAGTCATACATATGAGACACTCCGGGCATTTTATACAGACTATATGATTGTTCTGGACGACTTTGATTTGGAAAAATGGCCGGATTTTTTCACGGATGATTGTTTTTACCGGGTGACGGCTAAAGAAAACTGGGACGCAGGGAATGCTTTTTCTGCCATGCGCTGCGAATCTAAAGGCATGCTCATTGATAGGGTGGTTGGCATACAGCAGACCATGATGTTCGCCCCGCGGTACCTGCGGCGGTTCCAAAGTGCCCTTAAAGTGGTGGATGGTGAGGGCGATACAGTAAGTGTTCGTTCCAATTTTCTGTGCATTCAAACGCTGGTCGATGAGCCATCAGAGGTAGCCTTTTGTGGTGTTGCTTTTGACAAGGTCAAAATGTTGGATAGTGGCCCCAAGTTAATCGAGCGTATCTGTGTTCTGGATACCGAAATGATCCTTAATTCCCTGATTTACCCTTTATGA
- a CDS encoding NAD(P)/FAD-dependent oxidoreductase: MGTVIIVGAGQAGMQTALKLREYGYESDITILGKEAHSAYERPPLSKSFLVNDDMEPVWVGSDEIKRNITLLTSCEVTAIRPDKKHITLSSGANIPYNYLVLATGGACRSLPLKTSAPIYNMRTIEDAQLLRKKMQSSKHMTILGAGVIGLEVAASARKCGIDVSIIELGTRVMGRNLPENFAPYIHAMHRENNIQFNMAESVIAISQSGQSYRVELQSGKSIQTDCIVSGIGITPNTQLAEAANLQVNNGIIVTQTMQTSDPSIFAVGDIATLYNEKFNTYERLESWENANKTAEIAAATICGAEIPAYKTPWFWSDQYDQNLQVLGWPLQADHTVFRKKDTSMLAIYLRGAELIGAVALNAGADISVLRRMMNACISPTLESLENPAVKLRSLLRA, translated from the coding sequence ATGGGTACTGTAATTATCGTGGGGGCCGGCCAAGCTGGCATGCAAACCGCCCTAAAACTGAGGGAATATGGCTATGAAAGCGACATTACTATTTTGGGAAAAGAGGCACATTCAGCCTATGAACGCCCCCCTCTATCAAAAAGTTTTCTCGTCAACGATGATATGGAACCTGTTTGGGTTGGCAGTGACGAGATCAAGCGCAACATCACTCTTTTGACTTCATGCGAGGTTACGGCAATTAGGCCTGATAAAAAGCATATCACGCTCTCTAGCGGCGCAAACATACCCTACAACTATCTTGTCCTTGCGACCGGTGGGGCATGCCGTAGCCTTCCCCTGAAAACTAGTGCCCCGATATACAACATGCGAACGATTGAAGATGCCCAGCTCTTACGTAAAAAAATGCAATCTAGTAAACATATGACCATTCTTGGCGCAGGTGTTATTGGCCTTGAGGTGGCCGCAAGCGCCCGGAAGTGTGGTATCGACGTATCAATTATCGAGCTTGGAACACGGGTGATGGGCCGTAACCTGCCCGAAAATTTTGCACCCTATATTCATGCAATGCACCGTGAAAACAATATCCAGTTTAACATGGCAGAATCAGTTATCGCGATTTCCCAAAGCGGGCAAAGCTACCGGGTTGAACTACAATCAGGTAAATCTATCCAGACAGACTGTATCGTTTCCGGCATTGGCATCACCCCCAACACCCAGTTAGCTGAAGCTGCTAACCTGCAGGTGAATAATGGCATTATAGTTACGCAAACTATGCAAACCTCAGACCCTTCCATTTTTGCTGTCGGGGATATTGCTACACTATATAATGAAAAATTTAATACCTATGAACGCTTGGAAAGCTGGGAAAATGCCAACAAAACGGCAGAAATTGCAGCAGCTACAATATGCGGCGCCGAAATACCTGCCTATAAAACACCTTGGTTCTGGTCAGACCAATATGACCAAAACCTGCAAGTTCTAGGCTGGCCACTGCAAGCAGATCACACAGTTTTCAGAAAAAAAGACACGTCTATGCTCGCTATCTATCTGCGTGGGGCAGAACTGATAGGCGCTGTGGCCCTGAATGCTGGCGCTGACATTTCTGTCTTACGCCGTATGATGAACGCATGCATATCACCCACACTTGAAAGCCTCGAAAACCCCGCAGTTAAACTACGATCACTCCTTAGGGCCTAA
- a CDS encoding fumarylacetoacetate hydrolase family protein: MTFLFPPQSPATVAVDGTADTFPVRRIFCVGRNYEAHAREMGKDPTREAPFFFTKPADAVVDNNSQVPYPPETSNFHYEIELVVAIGKDGFNIPEEAVHEYIYGYSVGIDLTRRDLQLAARDKGRPWDWGKAFDMSAPCAPLVPSSKIGHPSSGRIWLAVNGDVKQDADIADLIWNVPEIVSILSRSMKLKQGDLIYTGTPAGVGPVVAGDKITGGVDGIGEIEIDITPTEMAE; encoded by the coding sequence ATGACTTTTTTATTTCCGCCACAAAGCCCTGCAACGGTTGCAGTCGATGGCACGGCAGACACGTTTCCTGTGCGGCGTATTTTTTGTGTTGGCCGTAACTATGAAGCACATGCCCGTGAAATGGGTAAGGACCCAACCCGTGAAGCACCCTTCTTTTTTACCAAACCAGCGGATGCTGTTGTAGATAACAATAGTCAGGTGCCATACCCGCCGGAGACAAGTAATTTCCACTATGAAATTGAGCTTGTCGTAGCAATCGGTAAAGACGGGTTTAATATTCCGGAAGAGGCTGTGCATGAGTATATTTATGGCTATTCTGTAGGTATTGACTTAACGCGCCGTGACCTTCAACTGGCGGCAAGAGACAAAGGCCGGCCGTGGGATTGGGGCAAGGCATTTGATATGTCTGCGCCCTGCGCGCCGCTTGTTCCATCATCCAAAATAGGACACCCATCTTCAGGCCGTATCTGGCTTGCTGTTAACGGGGATGTGAAACAGGATGCTGATATAGCGGACCTGATCTGGAATGTTCCTGAAATTGTTTCCATTCTGTCTCGCTCCATGAAGTTGAAACAGGGCGACCTTATTTACACGGGCACACCAGCGGGTGTTGGCCCTGTGGTGGCAGGCGATAAAATAACAGGCGGCGTGGACGGTATTGGTGAGATTGAAATAGACATTACACCAACAGAAATGGCTGAGTAA
- a CDS encoding IclR family transcriptional regulator, with protein sequence MSRQGIQSVEIGLRILEAVSSAGKPVPLKEIALAAGLPASQTHKYLASLISGGMVRQNDMSGQYDLGPAAVRVGLSAIARQDAIEIAADCLRGAVKDTGRMGLLSVMGPHGATVIRIFMGDPAFVTNLTLGTVLPLTHSATGYIFLSFMQPSQIQGLLDDELAKDKAKENFDGKSVVAEVVKNGFACVDNVLIPGLRAHAVPIFNLQREVTAVATLVASESFSRKNDETSLAVLRNYCTQASARLGGAA encoded by the coding sequence ATGAGCAGGCAAGGCATCCAATCAGTTGAAATTGGCTTAAGAATACTGGAAGCGGTTTCATCTGCGGGTAAGCCCGTGCCCTTAAAAGAGATAGCCTTGGCGGCAGGTTTACCTGCCAGTCAAACGCACAAATATCTGGCATCTCTGATCAGCGGTGGCATGGTGCGCCAAAATGATATGTCAGGACAATATGACCTTGGCCCTGCGGCTGTCAGAGTTGGGTTATCAGCTATTGCCCGCCAGGATGCTATTGAGATTGCTGCCGATTGCCTTAGGGGTGCAGTAAAGGATACGGGCCGTATGGGGCTTTTATCTGTTATGGGGCCGCACGGTGCGACAGTTATCAGAATTTTTATGGGTGATCCTGCGTTTGTTACCAATCTCACGCTTGGCACTGTCTTGCCGCTTACGCATTCGGCAACAGGCTATATTTTCTTGTCCTTTATGCAACCCAGTCAGATACAAGGCCTTCTTGACGATGAACTTGCCAAAGATAAAGCTAAAGAAAACTTTGACGGTAAGTCTGTGGTGGCCGAGGTTGTTAAAAATGGTTTTGCATGTGTTGATAATGTTCTTATTCCTGGGCTACGCGCCCATGCAGTACCCATTTTTAACTTGCAACGGGAAGTAACAGCTGTTGCCACTCTGGTGGCGTCAGAAAGCTTTTCCCGCAAGAATGATGAAACCAGCCTTGCGGTTTTAAGGAACTATTGCACCCAAGCGTCCGCGCGTCTCGGCGGTGCTGCCTAG